The genomic region TCCGCGTTGGCCACCCGCTGGACCCCAAAACCGAGGTCGGGCCGCTGATCGCGCAGGAACATTTCGACAAGGTGACGTCATATTTCGAGATCGCCAAACAGGACGGCGCCACCATAGCGGCCGGCGGTGAACGCCTAGGGAGCAGCGGCTATTTCGTGCGCCCCACCCTGTTCACCAATGCCAATAACAAGATGCGCATCGCCCAGGAGGAAATCTTTGGCCCGGTGCTGACGGCGATCACCTTTGCCACCGAAGAAGAGGCACTTTCGATCGCTAATGACAGCCAATACGGGCTGACCGGCTACGTTTGGACCAATGACCTGACCCGGGCGCTGCGGTTTACCAACCATCTTGAGGCTGGGATGATCTGGGTGAACTCTGAGAACGTCCGCCACCTGCCAACCCCGTTTGGCGGCGTCAAAGCCAGCGGTATTGGCCGCGATGGCGGCGACTGGAGCTTTGATTTCTATATGGAGCAAAAGCACATCGGCTTTGCTCTGGGGCAGCATAAAATCCCGCGCCTCGGCGCGTGACGGACATTTGGAAAACGCGCAAGCGTTTCAACTCTTTGAGGAGATAGAGACCATGGGAGAAATTGTTCTCGCCGCCAAAGTGACCCATGTTCCGACCATGCTGATGTCGGAGCAAGAGGGTCCCATCAAAGGCAAGCGTCAGGCCGCCATTGACGGGCACTATGAGATCGCGCGCCGGGCTAAGGAACTGGGTGCCGATACCGTGGTGATCTGTGACACCCACTGGATGATCAACGCCGGTTTCCACATCAACGCGAACTCGCATTTCAAAGGCCTATTCACCTCCTCCGAGTTTCCGCAGTTCATTCAGGACATGCCCTATGACTACGAGGGCAACCCGGATCTGGGCGATGCGATTGCTAGAATCGCATCCGACAAGGGCGCCTATACGCTGTCCCACCATCTGGACAGTCTGGAACTGGAATATGGCTCGCTGGTGCCGATGCGTTTCATGAGCCGCAAGCACAAGATGAAAGTGGTCTCAGTCGCGGCCTGGTGCAATACCCACGACCACGATGAAAGCCGCCTGATGGGCGAGGCGATCCGCGAAGCTGTCGAAGCCTCGGACAGCAAAGTTGCGCTGATCGCCTCTGGTTCGCTGTCGCACAAGATGTTCTCGAACAAGGACTACGGCCCCAAGAACGGCACCTTCAACATCGCCTCGGAATTCAACCGTCAGATGGATCTGCGGGTTCTGGACATGTGGAAGAACGGCGACCACGCCACCTTTCTGAAGATGCTGCCGGAATATTCCGATCAGTGCTGTGGCGAAGGCGCCATGCATGACACAGCCATGCTATATGGCGCGCTTGGATGGGACAGCTATTCAGGCCGCTGCGAGGTTGTCACCGAATACTTCCCCAGTTCGGGCACCGGCCAGACCAATGTCATTTTCCCGGTCCAGTAGCTTCGGTAATAAAAGCGCATAAATTGAAGAGCTGCATTCG from Parasedimentitalea psychrophila harbors:
- the hpaD gene encoding 3,4-dihydroxyphenylacetate 2,3-dioxygenase; amino-acid sequence: MGEIVLAAKVTHVPTMLMSEQEGPIKGKRQAAIDGHYEIARRAKELGADTVVICDTHWMINAGFHINANSHFKGLFTSSEFPQFIQDMPYDYEGNPDLGDAIARIASDKGAYTLSHHLDSLELEYGSLVPMRFMSRKHKMKVVSVAAWCNTHDHDESRLMGEAIREAVEASDSKVALIASGSLSHKMFSNKDYGPKNGTFNIASEFNRQMDLRVLDMWKNGDHATFLKMLPEYSDQCCGEGAMHDTAMLYGALGWDSYSGRCEVVTEYFPSSGTGQTNVIFPVQ